The Megasphaera stantonii genome includes a window with the following:
- a CDS encoding CDP-alcohol phosphatidyltransferase family protein, with translation MKNIIPCLFTSGNLGFGVLSMIMTLHGMFTAAGICILLAMACDACDGRSARALGVAGEFGKELDSLSDVVSFGAASAFLIYTYSLQELGWIGVVPAIIYAALGGIRLARFNLNTGVIHGYFQGMPIPNGGCLIATYVISGVHLPAWLIGIFVVALGYHLVSKIHNPDFKGASPDVLHKSALAISLIFGAVVLVFVDWHLVFTMPFLLYIVFGLVNTAMNAASAR, from the coding sequence ATGAAAAATATAATTCCATGTCTTTTTACGTCGGGAAACCTCGGGTTCGGCGTATTAAGTATGATTATGACGCTGCATGGCATGTTTACCGCCGCCGGCATATGCATCCTGCTGGCCATGGCCTGCGATGCCTGCGACGGCCGTTCGGCCCGCGCCCTGGGCGTTGCCGGCGAGTTCGGCAAAGAATTGGACTCCTTGTCCGACGTAGTTTCCTTCGGCGCGGCGTCGGCGTTTTTGATTTACACCTATTCGTTGCAGGAATTGGGCTGGATCGGCGTCGTGCCGGCTATTATTTACGCGGCCTTGGGCGGTATCCGTCTGGCCCGCTTCAACTTGAATACCGGCGTCATTCACGGCTATTTCCAGGGCATGCCGATTCCTAACGGCGGCTGCCTCATCGCTACGTACGTCATTTCCGGCGTCCATCTGCCGGCGTGGCTGATCGGCATTTTTGTCGTCGCCCTGGGGTATCATCTGGTAAGCAAGATCCATAATCCTGATTTCAAAGGGGCCAGCCCGGATGTCCTCCATAAATCGGCATTGGCGATTTCTCTGATTTTCGGCGCCGTCGTGCTGGTTTTCGTCGACTGGCACCTCGTCTTTACGATGCCCTTCTTGTTGTATATCGTATTTGGATTAGTCAATACGGCCATGAACGCCGCTTCTGCGCGTTGA
- a CDS encoding WecB/TagA/CpsF family glycosyltransferase: protein MTSTIHILSVPIGNVTKEEACAFAFKCIEEGRAASIATANAEMVMRAQSDEELADILRHADLVVPDGAGVLWAAEQIGKQFKERVAGIDLACRLVGEAALRQTPVYFFGGAEGVARDAAANLEKQVGKLHIVGTHSGFFTDEEEKQIIEEIRSGGTQLLFVALGVPKQEKWIRDHLYELGPCVCMGVGGSLDVLSGRLDRAPKWMQEHRLEWLYRLLKEPTRIKRMMALPQFVAAVKRDKEAK, encoded by the coding sequence TTGACTAGCACGATACATATCCTGTCCGTCCCCATTGGAAACGTCACGAAGGAAGAAGCCTGCGCCTTTGCCTTTAAATGCATTGAAGAAGGCAGGGCGGCTTCTATCGCGACGGCCAATGCGGAGATGGTCATGAGAGCGCAGTCAGATGAAGAACTGGCAGATATCCTGCGGCACGCGGACTTAGTCGTTCCTGACGGGGCCGGCGTGCTGTGGGCTGCCGAGCAGATAGGGAAGCAGTTTAAGGAGCGGGTCGCCGGCATCGATTTGGCCTGCCGTCTCGTCGGCGAAGCGGCGCTGCGGCAGACGCCGGTGTACTTTTTCGGCGGAGCCGAAGGCGTCGCCAGGGACGCGGCGGCCAATTTGGAAAAACAGGTAGGCAAGCTGCATATCGTAGGCACCCATTCGGGATTTTTTACCGACGAGGAAGAAAAGCAGATCATTGAGGAAATCCGTTCAGGCGGCACGCAGCTCCTGTTTGTCGCCCTGGGCGTCCCCAAGCAGGAAAAATGGATACGCGACCACCTGTATGAGCTGGGACCCTGCGTCTGCATGGGCGTCGGCGGTTCCCTGGACGTGCTGTCTGGCCGTCTCGACCGGGCTCCGAAGTGGATGCAGGAGCACCGCCTGGAATGGCTTTACCGGCTGCTGAAGGAGCCGACCAGAATCAAACGCATGATGGCTTTGCCTCAGTTTGTCGCCGCCGTAAAACGGGACAAAGAGGCAAAGTGA
- the recG gene encoding ATP-dependent DNA helicase RecG — protein sequence MDGTLRRLKGIGARKEALFARLGIQTISDLLQYFPREYEDRSRIWPIGSAPTPSPTPVLVCGTVRSVQELRPRRGMTILKVLIADDSGAVELTWFNQPFKKKVFHVGMDVAAFGKIEWAYGRRQMNSPETEQGGLSPEQGFVPVYGLTDGLRQNDVRKAVREALAEAERCPSLLPGWDGGRSVCGGFMPELQAYEAMHFPPSMEVRRKAREQLAFEELFDMQLGLLLRRRQEGKQMGIKCGPNGSLLKQFISQLPFSLTRGQTQAFLDIQADMESEVPMQRLVQGDVGSGKTVVAAMALTKIVENGYQGALMAPTEILAIQHYEEFLKLFRGLPVRVAVLTGRTTAKERDALLEDLRRGNIQILIGTHALIQKDVAFCDLGLVVTDEQHRFGVRQRAALQGKGRAPHALFMTATPIPRTLALSVYGDLDVSSIREMPPGRKVVKTYAVGEAMRRRVYAFMEKLMAQGQQCYVVCPLVEESETVDLQAATALYEELRATVFKNRPCGLVHGRMTGKEKAAVMEDFQDGRISLLVATSVIEVGVNVPNATVMLIDGAERFGLAQLHQLRGRVGRGSQQAYCILLSKGGSEETRQRLQWMEKIHDGFELAEKDLLLRGAGRLFGYAQHGLPDLKAADIVRDISLLTAARDKAADYLKGPVDEETIYAALERRFGTRFQGLLNN from the coding sequence ATGGATGGGACACTTCGCCGGCTGAAGGGCATCGGCGCGCGGAAAGAAGCGCTGTTTGCCCGGCTGGGAATTCAGACGATCAGCGATTTGCTGCAGTATTTTCCGAGGGAGTACGAGGACCGCAGCCGCATATGGCCTATTGGCAGCGCGCCGACGCCGTCGCCGACGCCCGTATTGGTCTGCGGCACGGTCCGCAGCGTACAGGAGCTGCGACCGCGGCGGGGCATGACTATATTGAAGGTGCTCATCGCCGACGACAGCGGCGCCGTCGAGCTGACCTGGTTCAACCAGCCCTTTAAAAAGAAAGTATTTCACGTCGGTATGGACGTAGCGGCCTTTGGCAAGATCGAATGGGCCTACGGAAGGCGGCAGATGAATTCTCCTGAAACGGAGCAGGGCGGCCTGTCGCCGGAACAGGGCTTCGTTCCCGTATACGGCCTGACGGACGGCCTGCGGCAGAACGACGTGCGCAAGGCCGTGAGGGAAGCCTTGGCGGAGGCGGAGCGCTGTCCCTCCCTGCTGCCGGGATGGGACGGAGGCAGAAGCGTCTGCGGCGGATTCATGCCGGAGCTGCAGGCGTATGAGGCCATGCATTTTCCGCCGTCTATGGAAGTGCGCCGCAAGGCGCGGGAGCAGCTGGCCTTCGAGGAGCTCTTCGACATGCAGCTGGGCCTTTTGCTGCGCCGCCGTCAGGAAGGAAAACAAATGGGGATTAAATGCGGGCCGAACGGCAGCCTGCTCAAGCAGTTTATATCCCAGCTTCCCTTTTCCTTGACCAGGGGGCAGACGCAGGCTTTTTTAGATATACAGGCCGATATGGAAAGCGAAGTGCCTATGCAGCGGCTGGTACAGGGCGACGTGGGCTCGGGGAAAACCGTCGTAGCGGCCATGGCCCTGACGAAAATCGTCGAAAACGGATATCAGGGCGCTTTGATGGCTCCGACGGAGATTTTGGCAATCCAGCATTACGAGGAATTTCTCAAGCTGTTTCGCGGCCTTCCCGTGCGCGTCGCCGTGCTGACCGGCCGTACGACGGCCAAGGAGCGGGACGCCTTGCTGGAAGACCTGCGCCGTGGAAACATTCAGATTCTTATCGGCACGCACGCGCTGATTCAGAAGGACGTCGCGTTCTGTGACTTAGGCCTCGTCGTGACGGACGAGCAGCACCGCTTCGGCGTGCGGCAGCGGGCCGCCTTGCAGGGAAAGGGCCGGGCTCCCCACGCGCTGTTCATGACGGCGACGCCGATTCCGCGGACCCTGGCCTTGTCTGTATACGGCGACTTGGACGTATCGTCCATACGGGAAATGCCTCCAGGCCGCAAGGTTGTCAAAACCTACGCCGTCGGCGAGGCGATGCGCCGCCGCGTATACGCTTTTATGGAAAAGCTCATGGCCCAGGGGCAGCAGTGCTACGTAGTGTGCCCCCTCGTAGAAGAGTCGGAAACGGTAGATTTGCAGGCGGCGACGGCTTTGTATGAAGAGCTGCGCGCGACGGTCTTTAAAAACAGGCCGTGCGGCCTCGTCCACGGCCGCATGACCGGCAAGGAAAAGGCCGCCGTTATGGAGGACTTTCAGGACGGCCGTATATCCCTGCTCGTCGCGACGAGCGTCATCGAAGTGGGCGTCAACGTGCCCAACGCGACGGTCATGCTGATCGACGGGGCGGAGCGGTTCGGCCTGGCCCAGCTCCATCAGCTGCGGGGCCGCGTCGGCCGCGGCAGCCAGCAGGCGTACTGTATCCTGCTGTCCAAAGGCGGAAGCGAAGAGACGCGGCAGCGCCTGCAGTGGATGGAAAAAATACACGACGGCTTCGAGCTGGCGGAAAAGGATTTGCTCCTGCGCGGCGCAGGGCGGCTGTTCGGGTACGCCCAGCACGGGCTGCCCGATTTGAAGGCCGCCGATATCGTCCGCGATATTTCGCTGCTGACGGCCGCCAGGGACAAGGCGGCAGACTATTTGAAGGGCCCCGTCGACGAAGAGACGATTTACGCGGCTCTGGAGCGGCGGTTCGGAACGCGTTTTCAAGGTTTGCTAAATAACTAA
- a CDS encoding lactate dehydrogenase has product MRYIHELPGEAAVTSPLPLTGSPLGKQTYRVHILALGDVGMTMLIGLRLLGAGVVESIGICDINEQNIRRLEMEINQIRYPFADWEGSGMPSLPPVYAVGEEALFDCDVFVFCASKGVPPVGAQGDVRMAQLAANTELVRHFAGLAKAAKFAGLACIVSDPVDPLCKAFWMASGLRPAQVQGYGLGVMNARACYYAERREEFRSYLTEGRAFGPHGGDLVLADSLTDYDDGRSRALTDLVIGANMAVRELGYKPYIAPALSSAALSILLTLREQWHYGSVYLGDEGAGAFFGIRNQMTRDGVVYEDAAVCDALYERLKTAYLNLCRLV; this is encoded by the coding sequence GTGCGGTATATTCATGAATTGCCCGGCGAGGCGGCGGTGACGTCGCCCTTGCCGCTGACGGGCAGCCCCTTAGGGAAACAAACGTATAGAGTTCATATTTTAGCCTTGGGAGACGTGGGCATGACCATGCTCATCGGCCTGCGCCTTCTGGGAGCCGGCGTCGTCGAATCCATCGGCATCTGCGATATTAATGAACAAAATATCAGGCGGCTGGAAATGGAAATCAATCAGATTCGATATCCCTTCGCCGATTGGGAGGGAAGCGGCATGCCGTCGCTGCCTCCCGTGTACGCCGTCGGGGAAGAAGCGCTGTTTGACTGCGACGTATTCGTCTTCTGCGCCAGCAAGGGCGTGCCGCCTGTCGGCGCCCAGGGCGACGTGCGCATGGCCCAGCTGGCGGCGAATACAGAATTGGTACGCCATTTTGCCGGGCTGGCCAAGGCGGCGAAATTTGCCGGCCTGGCCTGCATCGTGTCCGACCCGGTAGACCCGTTGTGCAAGGCCTTTTGGATGGCGTCGGGGCTCAGGCCGGCGCAGGTACAGGGCTACGGCTTAGGCGTCATGAACGCCCGGGCCTGCTACTATGCGGAACGCCGCGAAGAATTCCGCTCCTACCTGACCGAAGGGCGGGCCTTCGGGCCTCACGGCGGGGACTTGGTGCTGGCCGACAGCCTGACAGACTACGACGACGGGCGCTCCCGCGCCCTGACCGACTTGGTCATCGGGGCCAACATGGCTGTCCGCGAATTGGGATATAAGCCGTACATTGCTCCGGCCTTGTCGTCGGCGGCCTTATCGATTCTCCTGACCCTGCGGGAACAGTGGCATTACGGCTCCGTGTACTTGGGAGACGAAGGGGCCGGCGCGTTTTTCGGCATCCGGAATCAGATGACCCGGGACGGCGTCGTATATGAAGACGCTGCAGTCTGCGACGCCCTGTACGAGCGGCTGAAAACGGCGTATCTCAACCTGTGCCGTCTGGTGTAA
- a CDS encoding phosphatidylserine decarboxylase codes for MNKPLIIEDGYIFIAVPALLAVLAGYFVNAYAAAVPALLALYFAYFFRNPHRTIPEDDTALLSPADGKVMSVEEVYEDLYLDKKCRKIVIFLSVFDVHVNRAPLAGTIDFQQYTCGGFRPAYKDGVGYENERYSVGIENNRTRILVTVIAGILARRIVSWVTLGDTLSHGQLYGMIKFGSCAEVYVGDDVEILVQKGDRVRGGETIIGRIVK; via the coding sequence TTGAATAAACCGCTTATAATTGAAGATGGCTATATATTCATCGCAGTTCCGGCGCTGCTGGCCGTGTTGGCAGGGTATTTCGTCAACGCCTACGCGGCGGCGGTTCCGGCGCTGCTCGCCTTGTATTTCGCCTATTTTTTCAGGAATCCTCATCGTACGATTCCGGAAGACGATACGGCGCTGCTGTCGCCTGCCGACGGCAAGGTCATGAGCGTCGAAGAAGTGTACGAAGATTTATACCTCGATAAGAAGTGCAGAAAAATCGTCATCTTCTTATCTGTTTTCGACGTTCACGTCAACCGGGCTCCCTTAGCCGGGACGATCGACTTTCAGCAGTATACGTGCGGCGGCTTCCGGCCGGCCTATAAGGACGGCGTCGGGTATGAAAACGAACGGTATTCTGTAGGGATTGAAAACAATCGGACGCGGATATTGGTAACAGTTATCGCCGGCATATTGGCCCGGCGAATCGTATCCTGGGTAACGCTGGGCGACACCTTGTCTCACGGTCAGCTGTACGGAATGATCAAGTTTGGCTCCTGCGCAGAAGTATACGTCGGCGACGACGTGGAAATTCTGGTCCAAAAGGGCGATCGCGTGCGCGGCGGAGAAACTATCATTGGGAGGATTGTCAAATGA
- the rpmB gene encoding 50S ribosomal protein L28, with product MANYCEICGKGMMTGMNVSHSHLKTKRTWKPNIQRVRAIVDGEVKRINVCTRCLRSGKVQRNA from the coding sequence ATGGCAAACTATTGCGAAATTTGCGGCAAAGGAATGATGACCGGCATGAACGTCAGCCATTCCCATTTGAAAACAAAAAGAACCTGGAAACCGAACATCCAGAGAGTACGCGCTATCGTAGACGGCGAAGTAAAACGTATCAACGTCTGCACTCGCTGCCTTCGTTCCGGCAAAGTACAGCGCAATGCTTAA
- a CDS encoding flavodoxin family protein, translating into MLTVVKIGWRECADTSRLESVLTYALHGWEYRAVDGAAFAEACSSAALPAGRAVLFAVALPAGGFSCEYAQLISALALQADCLDGWAGAVLVDGPGELFTKKIGRELIFMANQAGCAFPGKPLVEATGSLYNFNTQAMLLGETNLQAYKESAACLVRKTAAFAAELSQGGRPARRVVVLHASSRKTSNTLLLWEMIRKKLPADVDVEEISLRNGAVVDCRGCSYEACRHFGEKGECFYGGVIVERVYPAIRAGDAVVLICPNYNDAVSANITAFFNRLTALFRKDFASFSQKRVYALVVSGYSGGDIVAEQVIDAMNCNKNFALPPRFAQIETANDPNSILQCPGVEERAAAMAGRIAGV; encoded by the coding sequence ATGTTGACAGTCGTGAAGATCGGCTGGCGCGAATGCGCCGATACGAGTCGGCTAGAAAGCGTGCTGACCTATGCTTTGCATGGATGGGAATACCGTGCCGTCGACGGCGCAGCCTTTGCCGAGGCCTGCAGCTCCGCCGCCCTGCCGGCGGGACGGGCCGTGTTGTTTGCCGTAGCCCTGCCTGCCGGCGGCTTCAGCTGCGAATACGCGCAGCTGATTTCGGCCTTAGCCCTTCAGGCAGACTGTCTGGACGGCTGGGCCGGCGCGGTCCTCGTCGACGGGCCGGGCGAATTATTCACAAAAAAAATAGGCCGCGAGCTGATTTTCATGGCAAATCAGGCTGGCTGCGCCTTTCCGGGGAAGCCTCTCGTCGAAGCGACGGGCTCTCTGTATAATTTTAATACGCAGGCCATGCTGCTGGGAGAGACGAACTTGCAGGCCTATAAAGAAAGCGCGGCCTGTCTGGTACGTAAGACGGCGGCCTTTGCCGCGGAACTTTCCCAAGGAGGCCGTCCGGCGCGCCGCGTCGTCGTGCTCCACGCCAGCAGCCGCAAGACGTCGAATACGCTGCTGCTGTGGGAAATGATACGGAAGAAGCTGCCTGCGGACGTAGATGTCGAAGAAATTTCCCTGCGCAACGGAGCCGTCGTCGACTGCCGGGGCTGCAGCTACGAAGCGTGCCGCCATTTCGGTGAAAAGGGCGAATGCTTTTACGGCGGCGTCATCGTCGAGCGGGTCTATCCGGCCATTCGCGCCGGCGACGCCGTCGTCTTGATTTGCCCCAATTACAACGACGCCGTGAGCGCCAATATTACGGCTTTTTTCAATCGCCTGACGGCTTTGTTCCGCAAGGACTTCGCATCCTTTTCACAGAAGAGGGTCTATGCTCTCGTCGTTTCCGGATACAGCGGCGGCGACATCGTAGCCGAGCAGGTCATCGACGCGATGAACTGCAATAAGAATTTTGCCCTGCCGCCGCGCTTTGCCCAGATCGAAACGGCAAACGACCCGAACAGCATTCTGCAGTGTCCTGGCGTGGAAGAACGGGCAGCCGCCATGGCCGGGCGCATTGCCGGCGTATAA
- the guaB gene encoding IMP dehydrogenase: MRSDKFGMKGLTFDDVLLVPAKSDVLPYQVDVSTNLTKDIKLNIPMMSAGMDTVTEAPMAIAIAREGGIGVIHKNMSIAAQAREVDKVKRSEHGIIIDPIFLHPDNLLADANELMGKYKISGVPITVDGKLVGIITNRDMRFEEDMSRRIGDIMTKENLVTAPVGTSLADAKAILRQHRIEKLPLVDKDGNLQGLITIKDIEKATKYPNSAKDSNGRLLAAAAVGVSHDMIDRLDALVAAKVDVVVIDTAHGHSEGVLKTLKEIKKAYPHLPVIAGNVATGAATEALIECGVDAVKVGIGPGSICTTRIIAGIGVPQISAVYECAKVAQRYGIPIIADGGIKYSGDMAKAIAAGGNVVMLGNLLAGTEESPGETVIYQGRSYKEYRGMGSLAAMEHGSKDRYFQEDAKKLVPEGIEGRVPYKGAVADTIFQMVGGLRASMGYCGCHNIKEMIENTQFIQITSAGLRESHPHDVNITKEAPNYSVN; this comes from the coding sequence ATGAGATCTGATAAATTTGGTATGAAAGGTTTAACTTTTGATGATGTTTTGCTGGTACCGGCGAAATCCGACGTGCTGCCGTACCAGGTAGACGTATCGACGAATCTGACGAAAGATATCAAACTGAATATCCCTATGATGAGCGCTGGCATGGATACGGTTACGGAAGCCCCCATGGCGATTGCCATCGCCCGTGAAGGCGGCATCGGCGTTATCCATAAAAATATGTCTATTGCCGCTCAGGCGCGCGAAGTCGACAAGGTAAAGCGCTCCGAACACGGCATTATTATCGACCCCATTTTCCTGCATCCCGATAATTTGCTGGCCGACGCCAATGAATTGATGGGCAAGTACAAAATTTCCGGCGTGCCTATTACGGTTGACGGCAAATTAGTCGGCATTATCACCAACCGCGACATGCGTTTTGAAGAAGACATGAGCCGCCGCATCGGCGATATCATGACGAAGGAAAACCTGGTCACGGCTCCTGTCGGCACGTCCTTGGCTGATGCGAAGGCCATCCTGCGCCAGCATCGCATTGAAAAGCTGCCTTTAGTCGATAAGGACGGCAATCTGCAGGGCCTGATCACGATTAAAGATATTGAAAAAGCTACGAAATACCCGAATTCGGCGAAGGATTCCAACGGCCGCCTGCTGGCCGCCGCAGCTGTCGGCGTTTCCCACGACATGATAGACCGCCTGGATGCCCTCGTAGCCGCGAAGGTCGACGTCGTCGTCATCGATACGGCTCACGGCCATTCGGAAGGCGTATTGAAGACGCTGAAGGAAATTAAAAAAGCCTACCCCCATCTCCCGGTCATTGCTGGCAACGTCGCTACGGGCGCCGCTACGGAAGCCCTCATCGAATGCGGCGTAGACGCCGTTAAAGTTGGCATCGGGCCCGGCTCCATCTGCACGACCCGCATCATCGCCGGCATCGGCGTTCCTCAGATTTCCGCCGTATACGAATGCGCTAAAGTCGCACAGCGCTACGGCATTCCCATCATCGCCGACGGCGGCATCAAATACTCCGGCGACATGGCCAAAGCGATTGCAGCCGGCGGCAACGTCGTCATGCTGGGCAACCTCCTGGCCGGCACGGAAGAAAGCCCGGGCGAAACGGTTATCTATCAGGGCAGAAGCTATAAGGAATACCGCGGCATGGGCTCCCTGGCCGCTATGGAACACGGCAGCAAGGACCGCTACTTCCAGGAAGACGCCAAGAAGCTCGTTCCCGAAGGCATCGAAGGCCGCGTGCCGTATAAAGGCGCCGTTGCCGATACGATTTTCCAGATGGTCGGCGGCTTGAGAGCCTCCATGGGCTACTGCGGATGCCACAACATCAAGGAAATGATCGAAAACACGCAGTTCATTCAGATTACCAGCGCCGGTCTCCGCGAAAGCCATCCCCACGACGTCAATATTACGAAGGAAGCGCCGAACTACAGCGTAAACTAA